In Toxoplasma gondii ME49 chromosome X, whole genome shotgun sequence, a single genomic region encodes these proteins:
- the SRS43 gene encoding SAG-related sequence SRS43 (encoded by transcript TGME49_234930~Gene product name based on ToxoDB Community Expert Annotation.~Signal peptide predicted by SignalP 2.0 HMM (probability 0.594) with cleavage site probability 0.276 at residue 45), whose translation MMQGSRMQCLGSQSAATISQMSPRKWPRTFRMGLTLMVLFAATSTQYGYSPSSTIGGALPSAGTAVSDCVADTNKGTTTCKCLKEDTAPKPLSATMSEDLNVLQVTCEKDLKCAPDDASGQKVCPENTTSLDQCCTTSAGSDACINVSDIFAGSQNGLQWDKDTTTTPTSTTRKLTVPKESFPYTDRKFVVGCLKNTRNPDQCKVTVTVTARATAKKDQTVTCAYGASSNAEAQTITLSPSQNSFTLVCGTEGQILPSTYTKNFCVSTDKDITTACELKAYTSIIETYHETWWKETDATKAYTLQIPPTDFPEEAASIVVGCQKKAAQSSNERDNSSETHSLSACQVKVTIEGSPNSSGAAAMSGTKVSLTLTAVAIISAFAHAM comes from the coding sequence ATGATGCAAGGctctcgcatgcagtgcctGGGTTCCCAGAGCGCGGCTACGATATCACAGATGTCTCCACGGAAATGGCCACGCACTTTCCGGATGGGACTGACTCTTATGGTACTCTTTGCAGCCACGTCAACGCAATATGGCTATTCCCCATCTTCCACCATTGGTGGAGCCCTGCCTTCCGCAGGAACCGCGGTTTCAGATTGTGTCGCAGACACAAACAAGGGTACAACCACCTGCAAGTGCCTCAAAGAAGATACCGCACCAAAACCCCTTTCGGCAACCATGTCGGAAGACTTGAATGTGCTGCAGGTGACCTGCGAAAAGGACCTAAAATGCGCGCCCGACGACGCGAGCGGCCAGAAAGTATGCCCGGAAAACACTACGAGTCTCGATCAGTGCTGTACAACATCCGCCGGAAGTGATGCTTGCATCAATGTCAGCGATATTTTCGCCGGCTCCCAAAACGGCTTACAATGGGATAAAGACACAACCACCACACCCACTTCTACTACCAGGAAGCTGACAGTGCCCAAGGAGAGTTTCCCGTATACTGACCGAAAGTTCGTTGTCGGTTGCTTAAAAAACACAAGGAACCCCGACCAGTGCAAAGTGACCGTAACAGTCACAGCGAGAGCAACTGCAAAGAAAGACCAGACGGTCACTTGCGCCTACGGAGCGAGCAGCAACGCAGAAGCTCAGACCATCACTTTGAGTCCTTCTCAGAACAGTTTCACTCTGGTTTGCGGGACTGAAGGACAAATTCTCCCAAGCACGTACACGAAGAACTTCTGCGTTAGCACAGACAAGGATATCaccactgcatgcgaactGAAGGCGTACACTTCCATCATCGAAACCTATCATGAAACATGGTGGAAGGAAACCGACGCAACAAAAGCGTACACACTCCAGATTCCGCCGACGGATTTCCCAGAGGAGGCAGCAAGTATTGTGGTTGGGTGCCAAAAGAAAGCTGCTCAGTCTTCTAACGAGAGGGATAACTCTAGCGAAACGCATTCATTGTCTGCTTGTCAAGTTAAAGTGACGATTGAGGGTTCCCCAAATAGTTCTGGGGCTGCAGCAATGTCCGGCACAAAGGTGTCGCTGACTTTGACAGCCGTCGCCATCATTTCTGCGTTCGCACATGCTATGTGA